A genome region from Vulpes lagopus strain Blue_001 chromosome 7, ASM1834538v1, whole genome shotgun sequence includes the following:
- the CDC23 gene encoding cell division cycle protein 23 homolog isoform X2: MEDAQDMDAYTLAKAYFDVKEYDRAAHFLHGCNSKKAYFLYMYSRYLSGEKKKDDETVDSLGPLEKGQVKNEALRELRVELSKKHQARELDGFGLYLYGVVLRKLDLVKEAIDVFVEATHVLPLHWGAWLELCNLITDKEMLKFLSLPDTWMKEFFLAHIYTELQLIEEALQKYQNLIDVGFSKSSYIVSQIAVAYHNIRDIDKALSIFNELRKQDPYRIENMDTFSNLLYVRSMKSELSYLAHNLCEIDKYRVETCCVIGNYYSLRSQHEKAALYFQRALKLNPRYLGAWTLMGHEYMEMKNTSAAIQAYRHAIEVNKRDYRAWYGLGQTYEILKMPFYCLYYYRRAHQLRPNDSRMLVALGECYEKLNQLVEAKKCYWRAYAVGDVEKMALVKLAKLHEQLTESEQAAQCYIKYIQDIYSCGEIVEHLEESTAFRYLAQYYFKCKLWDEASTCAQKCCAFNDTREEGKALLRQILQLRNQGETPSTEMPAPFFLPASLSANNTPTRRVSPLNLSSVTP, encoded by the exons GAGGATGCCCAGGATATGGATGCTTACACCCTGGCCAAAGCCTACTTTGATGTTAAAGAATATGATCGAGCAGCACATTTCCTGCATGGCTGCAATAGCAAGAAAGCCTATTTCCTATACATGTATTCCAGATATCTG tctggagaaaagaagaaggatgATGAAACAGTTGATAGCCTAG GTCCCCTGGAGAAAGGACAAGTAAAAAATGAGGCACTTAGAGAACTGAGAGTGGAGCTCAGCAAAAAACACCAGGCTCGGGAACTTGATGGATTTGGCCTTTATCT atATGGTGTGGTGCTTCGAAAACTGGACCTGGTAAAAGAGGCCATTGATGTGTTTGTGGAGGCTACTCATGTTTTGCCTTTGCACTGGGGAGCCTGGCTAGAACTCTGTAACTTGATTACAGACAAAGAGATG CTGAAGTTCCTGTCTTTGCCAGACACCTGGATGAAAGAGTTTTTTCTGGCTCATATATACACAGAGTTGCAGTTGATAGAGGAGGCTCTGCAAAAGTATCAGAATCTCATTGATGTGGGCTTCTCTAAGAGCTCATATATTGTTTCCCAAATTGCAGTTGCCTATCACAATATCAGAG ATATTGACAAAGccctttctatttttaatgagCTGAGGAAACAAGATCCTTACAGGATTGAAAATATGGACACATTCTCCAACCTTCTTTATGTCAGG agcATGAAATCTGAGTTGAGTTACCTGGCTCACAACCTCTGTGAGATAGATAAGTATCGTGTAGAGACATGCTGTGTAATTG GGAATTATTATAGTTTGCGTTCTCAACATGAGAAAGCAGCCTTATATTTCCAGAGAGCCCTGAAATTGAATCCTCGGTATCTTGGGGCCTGGACACTGATGGGACATGAATACATGGAAATGAAGAACACATCTGCTGCTATTCAGGCTTATCG aCACGCCATTGAGGTCAATAAACGAGACTACAGAGCCTGGTATGGGCTTGGACAGACCTATGAAATCCTTAAGATGCCATTTTATTGCCTTTATTATTATAGACGGGCGCATCAGCTTCG GCCCAATGATTCTCGTATGCTGGTTGCTTTAGGAGAATGTTATGAGAAACTCAATCAACTAGTGGAAGCCAAAAAG TGTTATTGGAGAGCTTACGCTGTGggagatgtggagaaaatggcTCTGGTGAAACTGGCAAA GCTTCATGAACAGTTGACTGAGTCAGAACAAGCTGCCCAGTGTTACATCAAATATATCCAAGATATCTATTCCTGTGGG GAGATAGTGGAGCACCTGGAGGAGAGCACTGCTTTCCGCTATTTGGCCCAGTACTATTTTAAGTGCAAGCTGTGGGATGAAGCTTCAACTTGTGCCCAGAAATGTTGTGCATTCAATGAC ACCCGGGAAGAAGGGAAGGCCTTGCTCCGGCAAATCCTACAACTTCGGAACCAAGGCGAGACTCCGTCTACTGAGATGCCTGCTCCCTttttcctccctgcttccttATCTGCGAACAATACTCCCACACGCAGAGTTTCTCCACTCAACCTATCTTCAGTCACACCATAG
- the KIF20A gene encoding kinesin-like protein KIF20A isoform X2 yields MSQGILSPPAGLLSDEDVVVSPMFESTAADLGSVVRKDLVSDCSVISTSLEDKQQQVPSEDSTEKVKVYLRVRPLLPSELERQEDQDCVRIENMETLVLQAPKDSFAQKSSERGIGQAAHRFTFSQIFGPEVGQASFFNLTVKEMVKDVLKGQNWLIYTYGVTNSGKTHTIQGTIKDGGILPRSLALIFNSLQSQLHPTPDLKPILFNEVIWLDSKQMRQEEMKKLSLLNGGLQEEELSTSLKRSVYIEGRMGTSSSFDSGVAGLSSSHMTTSSQLDETSPRWARPDTSPVSVPADIRFSVWISFFEIYNELLYDLLEPPSQQRKRQTLRLCEDQNGNPYVKDLNWIHIQDAEEAWKLLKVGRKNQSFASTHLNQNSSRSHSIFSIRILHLQGEGDIIPKISELSFCDLAGSERCKDQKSGDRLKEAGNINTSLHTLGRCIAALRQNQQNRSKQNLVPFRDSKLTRVFQGFFTGRGRSCMIVNVNPCASTYDETLHVAKFSAIASQLVHAPPVQLGFPLLHSFIKEHSLRASPNLEMVAKTDPGLDDIENEVDISIYGKEELLQVVEAMKALLCKERQEKLQLEMQLRDEICNEMVEQMQQREQWCSEHLDTQKELLEEMYEEKLKILKESLTSFYQEELQERDEKIEELEALLQEARQQPLVHQQSGSELSLRRSQRLAASASNQQLQELTAKLEQCRAELNSTTEELQKYQKMLEPPPSAKPFTIDVDKKLEEGQKNIRLLRTELQKLGESLQSAERACCHSTGAGKLRQALTTCDDILIKQDQTLAELQNNMMLVKLDLRKKAACIAEQYHTVLKLQGQASTKKRLGTNQENQQPNQQPPGKKPFLRNLLPRTPTCQSSTDCSPYARILRSRRSPLLKSGPFGKKY; encoded by the exons ATGTCGCAAGGGATCCTTTCTCCGCCAGCCGGCTTGCTGTCAGATGAGGACGTTGTAGTCTCCCCCATGTTTGAGTCCACGGCTGCAGATTTAGGGTCTGTGGTACGGAAGGACCTGGTATCAGACTGCTCTGTCATCTCCACCTCCCTGGAGGATAAGCAGCAGCAG GTTCCATCTGAGGATAGTACAGAGAAGGTGAAAGTATACCTGAGGGTCAGGCCCTTGTTACCCTCAGAATTGGAAAGACAGGAAGATCAG GATTGTGTCCGTATCGAGAATATGGAGACCCTTGTTCTACAGGCACCCAAGGACTCCTTTGCCCAGAAGAGCAGTGAGCGGGGAATTGGACAAGCTGCCCATAGATTCACCTTTTCCCAG ATCTTTGGGCCAGAAGTGGGACAGGCATCTTTCTTCAACCTGACCGTGAAGGAGATGGTAAAGGATGTACTCAAAGGGCAGAACTGGCTCATCTATACATATGGAGTCACCAACTCAGGGAAAACCCACACAATTCAAG GTACCATCAAGGATGGAGGGATCCTACCCCGGTCGCTTGCTCTGATCTTCAATAGCCTCCAAAGCCAACTTCATCCAACACCTGATCTGAAGCCCATACTCTTCAATGAGGTGATCTGGCTAGACAGCAAGCAGATGCGAcaggaggaaatgaagaaacTGTCTCTGCTAAATGGAGGCCTCCAAGAG GAGGAGCTGTCCACCTCCTTGAAGAGGAGTGTCTACATTGAAGGTCGGATGGGTACCAGCAGCAGCTTTGATAGTGGTGTTGCTGGACTCTCCTCCAGTCACATGACCACCAGTAGCCAGCTGGATG AAACGAGTCCCCGATGGGCACGGCCAGACACCAGCCCTGTGAGTGTCCCTGCAGACATCCGCTTCTCCGTCTGGATCTCCTTCTTTGAGATCTACAATGAACTCCTTTACGACCTGTTGGAACCACCTAGCCAGCAGCGCAAGAGGCAGACTCTGCGGTTGTGTGAGGATCAGAATGGCAACCCCTATGTGAAAG ATCTCAATTGGATTCATATTCAGGATGCTGAAGAGGCCTGGAAACTGCTCAAAGTGGGTCGTAAAAACCAGAGCTTTGCCAGCACCCATCTGAACCAGAACTCTAGCCGCAG TCACAGCATCTTCTCAATACGTATCCTGCACCTTCAGGGAGAAGGGGATATCATCCCGAAGATCAGCGA GTTGTCATTCTGTgatctggctggctcagagcGCTGCAAAGATCAGAAAAGTGGTGATCGGCTAAAGGAAGCAGGAAACATTAATACTTCTCTGCACACCCTGGGCCGTTGTATTGCTGCCCTGCGCCAAAACCAGCAGAATCG GTCAAAGCAGAACCTGGTTCCCTTCCGTGACAGCAAGTTGACTCGGGTATTCCAAGGCTTCTTCACAGGTCGAGGCCGCTCCTGCATGATTGTCAATGTGAATCCATGTGCATCTACCTATGATGAGACCCTTCACGTGGCCAAGTTCTCAGCCATTGCCAGCCAG CTTGTGCATGCTCCACCTGTGCAACTGGGATTCCCATTGCTACATTCCTTCATCAAGGAACACAGTCTACGAGCATCTCCCAACTTAGAGATGGTAGCTAAGACAGATCCAGGCCTTGATGACATTGAAAATGAAGTTGACATCTCCATTTATGGCAAGGAG GAGCTCCTGCAGGTGGTGGAAGCCATGAAAGCATTGCTTTGTaaagaaaggcaggaaaagtTGCAGCTGGAGATGCAGCTCCGTGATGAAATTTGCAATGAGATGGTGGAACAGATGCAACAACGGGAACAGTGGTGCAG TGAACATTTGGACACCCAAAAGGAACTATTAGAGGAAATGTATGAAGAGAAACTAAAGATCCTCAAGGAGTCACTTACAAGCTTTTACCAAGAAGAGCTTCAG gAACgggatgagaaaattgaagagCTAGAAGCTCTTTTGCAGGAAGCCAGACAGCAGCCATTAGTCCATCAACAGTCAGGGTCTGAATTGTCCCTTCGGCGGTCACAAAGGTTGGCAGCTTCTGCCTCCAATCAGCAGCTCCAGGAGCTTACGGCTAAACTGGAACAGTGCAGAGCAGAGCTAAACTCCACCACTGAAG AACTACAGAAGTATCAGAAAATGTTAGAACCACCCCCCTCAGCCAAGCCCTTTACCATTGATGTGGACAAGAAATTAGAGGAGGGCCAAAAG AATATCAGGCTGCTGAGGACAGAGCTTCAGAAACTTGGTGAGTCTCTCCAGTCAGCAGAAAGAGCCTGCTGCCACAGCACTGGGGCAGGAAAACTTCGCCAAGCTTTGACCACTTGTGATGACATCTTAATCAAACAG GATCAGACCCTGGCTGAGCTACAGAATAACATGATGCTAGTAAAACTAGACCTTCGGAAGAAGGCAGCATGCATCGCAGAACAGTATCATACTGTACTAAAACTCCAAGGCCAAGCTTCTACCAAAAAGCGCCTTGGCACCAACCAGGAAAACCAGCAACCAAACCAACAGCCCCCAGGGAAGAAACCATTTCTTCGAAATTTACTTCCCAGAACACCCACCTGCCAAAGCTCCACAGACTGCAGCCCTTATGCCCGGATCCTGCGCTCACGACGCTCCCCTTTACTCAAATCTGGGCCTTTTGGCAAAAAATACTAA
- the KIF20A gene encoding kinesin-like protein KIF20A isoform X1, with protein MSQGILSPPAGLLSDEDVVVSPMFESTAADLGSVVRKDLVSDCSVISTSLEDKQQQVPSEDSTEKVKVYLRVRPLLPSELERQEDQDCVRIENMETLVLQAPKDSFAQKSSERGIGQAAHRFTFSQIFGPEVGQASFFNLTVKEMVKDVLKGQNWLIYTYGVTNSGKTHTIQGTIKDGGILPRSLALIFNSLQSQLHPTPDLKPILFNEVIWLDSKQMRQEEMKKLSLLNGGLQEEELSTSLKRSVYIEGRMGTSSSFDSGVAGLSSSHMTTSSQLDETSPRWARPDTSPVSVPADIRFSVWISFFEIYNELLYDLLEPPSQQRKRQTLRLCEDQNGNPYVKDLNWIHIQDAEEAWKLLKVGRKNQSFASTHLNQNSSRSHSIFSIRILHLQGEGDIIPKISELSFCDLAGSERCKDQKSGDRLKEAGNINTSLHTLGRCIAALRQNQQNRSKQNLVPFRDSKLTRVFQGFFTGRGRSCMIVNVNPCASTYDETLHVAKFSAIASQLVHAPPVQLGFPLLHSFIKEHSLRASPNLEMVAKTDPGLDDIENEVDISIYGKEELLQVVEAMKALLCKERQEKLQLEMQLRDEICNEMVEQMQQREQWCSEHLDTQKELLEEMYEEKLKILKESLTSFYQEELQERDEKIEELEALLQEARQQPLVHQQSGSELSLRRSQRLAASASNQQLQELTAKLEQCRAELNSTTEELQKYQKMLEPPPSAKPFTIDVDKKLEEGQKNIRLLRTELQKLGESLQSAERACCHSTGAGKLRQALTTCDDILIKQVRTPCISSLPSAYSRVYDQTLAELQNNMMLVKLDLRKKAACIAEQYHTVLKLQGQASTKKRLGTNQENQQPNQQPPGKKPFLRNLLPRTPTCQSSTDCSPYARILRSRRSPLLKSGPFGKKY; from the exons ATGTCGCAAGGGATCCTTTCTCCGCCAGCCGGCTTGCTGTCAGATGAGGACGTTGTAGTCTCCCCCATGTTTGAGTCCACGGCTGCAGATTTAGGGTCTGTGGTACGGAAGGACCTGGTATCAGACTGCTCTGTCATCTCCACCTCCCTGGAGGATAAGCAGCAGCAG GTTCCATCTGAGGATAGTACAGAGAAGGTGAAAGTATACCTGAGGGTCAGGCCCTTGTTACCCTCAGAATTGGAAAGACAGGAAGATCAG GATTGTGTCCGTATCGAGAATATGGAGACCCTTGTTCTACAGGCACCCAAGGACTCCTTTGCCCAGAAGAGCAGTGAGCGGGGAATTGGACAAGCTGCCCATAGATTCACCTTTTCCCAG ATCTTTGGGCCAGAAGTGGGACAGGCATCTTTCTTCAACCTGACCGTGAAGGAGATGGTAAAGGATGTACTCAAAGGGCAGAACTGGCTCATCTATACATATGGAGTCACCAACTCAGGGAAAACCCACACAATTCAAG GTACCATCAAGGATGGAGGGATCCTACCCCGGTCGCTTGCTCTGATCTTCAATAGCCTCCAAAGCCAACTTCATCCAACACCTGATCTGAAGCCCATACTCTTCAATGAGGTGATCTGGCTAGACAGCAAGCAGATGCGAcaggaggaaatgaagaaacTGTCTCTGCTAAATGGAGGCCTCCAAGAG GAGGAGCTGTCCACCTCCTTGAAGAGGAGTGTCTACATTGAAGGTCGGATGGGTACCAGCAGCAGCTTTGATAGTGGTGTTGCTGGACTCTCCTCCAGTCACATGACCACCAGTAGCCAGCTGGATG AAACGAGTCCCCGATGGGCACGGCCAGACACCAGCCCTGTGAGTGTCCCTGCAGACATCCGCTTCTCCGTCTGGATCTCCTTCTTTGAGATCTACAATGAACTCCTTTACGACCTGTTGGAACCACCTAGCCAGCAGCGCAAGAGGCAGACTCTGCGGTTGTGTGAGGATCAGAATGGCAACCCCTATGTGAAAG ATCTCAATTGGATTCATATTCAGGATGCTGAAGAGGCCTGGAAACTGCTCAAAGTGGGTCGTAAAAACCAGAGCTTTGCCAGCACCCATCTGAACCAGAACTCTAGCCGCAG TCACAGCATCTTCTCAATACGTATCCTGCACCTTCAGGGAGAAGGGGATATCATCCCGAAGATCAGCGA GTTGTCATTCTGTgatctggctggctcagagcGCTGCAAAGATCAGAAAAGTGGTGATCGGCTAAAGGAAGCAGGAAACATTAATACTTCTCTGCACACCCTGGGCCGTTGTATTGCTGCCCTGCGCCAAAACCAGCAGAATCG GTCAAAGCAGAACCTGGTTCCCTTCCGTGACAGCAAGTTGACTCGGGTATTCCAAGGCTTCTTCACAGGTCGAGGCCGCTCCTGCATGATTGTCAATGTGAATCCATGTGCATCTACCTATGATGAGACCCTTCACGTGGCCAAGTTCTCAGCCATTGCCAGCCAG CTTGTGCATGCTCCACCTGTGCAACTGGGATTCCCATTGCTACATTCCTTCATCAAGGAACACAGTCTACGAGCATCTCCCAACTTAGAGATGGTAGCTAAGACAGATCCAGGCCTTGATGACATTGAAAATGAAGTTGACATCTCCATTTATGGCAAGGAG GAGCTCCTGCAGGTGGTGGAAGCCATGAAAGCATTGCTTTGTaaagaaaggcaggaaaagtTGCAGCTGGAGATGCAGCTCCGTGATGAAATTTGCAATGAGATGGTGGAACAGATGCAACAACGGGAACAGTGGTGCAG TGAACATTTGGACACCCAAAAGGAACTATTAGAGGAAATGTATGAAGAGAAACTAAAGATCCTCAAGGAGTCACTTACAAGCTTTTACCAAGAAGAGCTTCAG gAACgggatgagaaaattgaagagCTAGAAGCTCTTTTGCAGGAAGCCAGACAGCAGCCATTAGTCCATCAACAGTCAGGGTCTGAATTGTCCCTTCGGCGGTCACAAAGGTTGGCAGCTTCTGCCTCCAATCAGCAGCTCCAGGAGCTTACGGCTAAACTGGAACAGTGCAGAGCAGAGCTAAACTCCACCACTGAAG AACTACAGAAGTATCAGAAAATGTTAGAACCACCCCCCTCAGCCAAGCCCTTTACCATTGATGTGGACAAGAAATTAGAGGAGGGCCAAAAG AATATCAGGCTGCTGAGGACAGAGCTTCAGAAACTTGGTGAGTCTCTCCAGTCAGCAGAAAGAGCCTGCTGCCACAGCACTGGGGCAGGAAAACTTCGCCAAGCTTTGACCACTTGTGATGACATCTTAATCAAACAGGTTAGGACACCCTGTATCTCTTCTCTCCCATCAGCTTACTCCAGAGTATAT GATCAGACCCTGGCTGAGCTACAGAATAACATGATGCTAGTAAAACTAGACCTTCGGAAGAAGGCAGCATGCATCGCAGAACAGTATCATACTGTACTAAAACTCCAAGGCCAAGCTTCTACCAAAAAGCGCCTTGGCACCAACCAGGAAAACCAGCAACCAAACCAACAGCCCCCAGGGAAGAAACCATTTCTTCGAAATTTACTTCCCAGAACACCCACCTGCCAAAGCTCCACAGACTGCAGCCCTTATGCCCGGATCCTGCGCTCACGACGCTCCCCTTTACTCAAATCTGGGCCTTTTGGCAAAAAATACTAA